A stretch of DNA from Montipora foliosa isolate CH-2021 chromosome 4, ASM3666993v2, whole genome shotgun sequence:
ACCATTGAAACATAAAGTAGCTTTTTAGCTTGCATGGGAGCTTTGAACCCACAGGTACGTTTTATGAAACCTAAAGAACGATCCGCCTTTTTAGTGATGGAGTCAGTATGGACTTTCCAGTTGAGGTCTTTTGTAACTGTAAATCCGAGATCACGGTAAGAATCTACAGGACCAATCAAAATGTTCCCCATCTGATATGGATGGATTAAAGGATTGAAAGATATTGATATCCTATGAATTTTGCATTTGGTAAAATTGAATGACATTCCCCAAGAGTCACCCCACTGCTTGATTGCAGAGATATCCTGCTGGAAATTCAAGCCATCCTCTAAAGTGCTTATCTTTCCAAAACACTTGGAGTCATCTGCAAACAAGGCGAGGGTTGACTCTGAGGAGATCACGCTAGAGAGGTCATATATATAAAGCAGAAATAAGAAAGGCCCAAGAATAGATCCGTGTGGCACGCCTGAAACTACGGGAAGCCAGTTGGAAAAACTACCTCTATCACAACCCTTTGACAACGCACAAAAAGGTAGCTCGAAAACCATTTTAAAAGACTACCACTATATAAGAGGAAGTTGTGAGGTACCGAATCGACAGCTTTTGTGAAATCTAAGTATAAAACATCCACTTAGGCCCGAAGAGTCAAGGATTTTTCCTATGTTTTGTAATACATTTATCATTTGAGTAGTGCAAGACCTTCCCTTCATAAAGCCATAATAAAGATGGTAAATTCGATTTTGGAGAATAGGATAGAGCTTATTAAGTAGGCACCTCTCCATCACCTTGCTGACACAAGACAAAAGAGAAACTGGACGATAATTTGTAACTAACCCCTTGTCACCTCCCTTATGTATGGGAACGATATTAGCCTCTTTGAAGCCTGGAGGGGACTGAACCAGACGACAGTTACTTGTTAAAAATATCACAGAGTGATGGAGAGAGTACGTCAGCACACTCCTTTCAGATCCTAGGGGGAAGATCATCAGGACCCATGGCCTTAATAACATCAAGACTCAAAAGCATGTCCCTCACCTCTGAAATAGTAATCTGGATAGAATTAAGAGAAggattactattattatcactaTCAAGTGAGGTTCGAGGAAAATTCTCTTAGTtaaatacagaaagaaaaatctgttatttattttatttacgacATTTTAAGCGATGACATTCGCAGGGAGGACAAAGAAATAGGATACGAGGTCCCATACAAAGCCAATATATCTCCAGGTCGGCGGCCACAAAAATTAGAAAAGAGACAGACTAGTATATTTTAACGGGATAATACAtcagaaataaatgaaaacgaGAACAAAAATTAAgctaacatgaaaaaaaaaaaaaaaaattgtagtagTAAAGGATTAACGCGGGTTCGGTCGTCTGCAGATAGGGCAAATTATACTCCATGTGCGGATATTTTCTGGATCGAAGGACTGTGTAAGGTGAGAGGTGAAAAGACCTTTTAGCCGGGATTTAAAAAGAGATGCATGTCCGCTCAGAGGAACGGATTTCCAGAGGGAGAGCATTCCATAGAGGACAGACACGAACAAAATACGACTCGCGGTGTAGAAGAGCGAAAAAACTGGATTGTATCAGAGATGTCCAGATTATTTCTCCTTTGATACATTGGAAAAGAAAGAGGCGGTCTAAATACTCAAGAAAGTACGAGAGAGGAAAAAAGCTGACTTTTAGGAGGCGCTGTTTGTAGTCAAGTTCCAGGCCACGCAGGATATAACGTGTGGCTAGTCGTTGCACTGCCTCCAAGGTGCGCATCAAGTTAAGTGGGCCAGGAAGAGTAGAAGCCTTTTTGAGCAGTGTCTTCTAAGAAATCCGAGCATcctcttatgcaaatcaaactcatttccgtTACAATAGTTGaacaccaagactcacttcgaaaccgagacaaacagcaactcggaaatggcccattaaggatggtgcctattATTAATTGTTATTACACGCATACGTTCTGCTCATCCCCAGATACTCGGGTTTACTCTGTCTGTAGTGCTTATTAAtgcagagatatttttgcgcggtttaaagctatgcagagaaagcagaacttagcaagtactcttggtatccaaaaagaaaattgggagtaaccatgtattttctgagacaattaagcttcaatttggaaaagaacgccatgcattgctttTATTgtcacccccaattttctttttggatttcaataacacttgttaagatctgcttttcccgtaTATTCATAAACCGcccaaaaatatctttgaattagtagcaccgtccttaaacaagaACCCGCCAAAACTACACTGACAAAACAACTTcaaaaattcatattttaatatgtatatatacaagACATTTCTCCTTTGAAGTATCAGAAAGGACTACAAACGGCACAGCCGAAAGAATAATATTTTCATTCTATATTTCCATCAACTTGTTGGTAAGATAAAAAGACGttccaaataattttttcacttaATTTTAGGTTCCTTTCAAAAGAAGTACAGCTCTGAAGATTTAAGATGTTTCCGGTATTCGACCGAATTACGgttaacaaaaataaacaaaatatgtACGTAGCTCTTTTATTCACATGCTGTATACAGTTTTGTGAAAGTGAAGAACGTTTCCACTTCGTGAGTCAATTTACTAAAAAACTTTCTCACCATTCTGGATAAAACTATTAACTCATTAATTGATTTGAGTACGAGAGCGAAGCACACAACCCGGTGAGTGAGTAATTCTTTACTCTCGTGCTTGAGAAAATTGATTCGTATTCCATTTAATTAAATATATTAGCTGGCTTGAAACTCATTTTGAGTGCTGATACTCAACTTCTAAAgtaaaaagaaacttttctAATTTATTAAATCAAATTACTAGCCCTTTTTGCTCTGTAGCATACTGCGCTGTTCAAAATAGCACGTGAACTCTACCCTATCATCAATCATATCTAAGCTGACAGTTGATGGGCCGTTTAAAACTTCGCTAATGATCGAAATCAGCCAGTCAAGAAGAGCGACGTTGTGTTTTGATCCAATCAACTACAGTAGTTGACGACAGTCACAAACGAAACTTCGACTGATTAACAATTactcctcgagcccgaatgggctctaagtcaatagcccatgaggccgaaggggctattgactcagaggccatgagggcgagaggaataattgttttagtaaaatccaactagttggtcaaaaaaatatcgagacaaaacatctttcgctagttaaagctagactgtaattgttgttttggatttcaaagccggcgcttttcgctactggtgggctataacaaaaagcctactagtagctcaaccaatcagaacgcaacattgataatagaccacaagttggattttactaataataGATATCACATTATGAAAAGTAGCAATACCTAAATTCATTAAACTCAGAGAGTTTGTAAAAGCTGCACAATTGTACTTGTAAACAATTTTCGTTTACAATTTACcattcatgatttttttttaaaagatacaGTGCGAAACACACAAAGTCGtcatgtcatcatcatcgtttGTGCACGATCGCTAGATATCCTTTTTCGTTTCCAAAGTACAATTCAtcaatttcatcatcatcaccgtcATCATGATCAtggtcatcgtcgtcgtcgtagacaTCATCATCGTCTTCATCATCATTTGGGAGATTACGCAAGAAAGACGActacggctacgagaacgccacaaaacaatgggtttaatgagcaaaaacaatagctctgcacgccctgcacgtgcgttttgcattttggtacatttctttgccgtcctcttCCTgataacgacgtgaaatgaccaaattcgaggttgtgtagaggacgtgagaacctgacaaaacatttcaattttttcccCAAACAACCACACGGTTATGCCAATTTTGttcctgcaatgttgatacacactttccattgctaacgacttggggttataacaaaaattattacaacaacgggaaataatatttttagacgacgttctcgttggcggCGGCgacgtccttgcgtaagctccctattatcatcgtcatcgccGTCGACGTCGTctttgtcgtcatcatcatcatcgacaTCGTAATCATCAGCATTGttttcattatcatcatcgttcGTCGTAGTTGTACTTTAATGAAGACGCACACAATTCAAGTTTTTAACCCTCAAACTTCGATTTTATGGTCAACTCATTGGCCAAATAAACAATGTGATGCCTGTGCTTTCTCCCAGCTTTGGAACTAATTCTCCCCGACCACTGAGGTGCTTGATGCGAATGCGTTCCTCCTCGGTAGGTCAAAGTAGCGGCGTCAAAATATCAACAAACGTCGCTGGAAATCGTCCCACCTTGCCATTCATCTCTCCACGCAGCCACTCTTCGTTTACTCTCTCAAGCAAAACAATGATGTCATCAACCTAAAAAACACAAGACgagagttttaaaaaaaaattataaccttAACTCGTTCCGCTCATAAACCGTTGCGGAAACTAGTCGGGTTTAGTCAAAGGACGTCCTTGAACTAAGCTCCCAGGCCACGATGTAGCGTGACTGCCGGTTCGGATAGGACTCTACTACCTAGCAACAAGAGAGGAGAAAAACGAGATGCAATCTTTACGCCCAAAATGACGACGAtttcaaatgaggaaaaaaaaatcccactcacccacccacccagattttcgatggtgactcggagatactcggaaaaaatccgagtgctcattctcaggagtcgaacctacgaccggCTACCGatgactagttcggatgctctaccactgagatATAGGAGCCTCGTGGGAGTtaggccattaaactaggtaCAGGTGGCGATTGTCCCACTCTGTCCGGCTAAGACTGTCCAAGATGAAAGATTGaagtgaaaaattcaggtggcttcagcgggattcgaacccatgaactCTGCGATGCGGGTGCAATCCCGTACCAAGTGAGCAATCTTTCGCGCGTCTggaacccgcacttcaaatacacatttctttcactgtccaaaatgttgcattttCGTTACATTATTATCAAGCAGATAAAAAATGTTACAATCGAAAATAtctctttatttcatttatcgGGAGTGCAAAGCGAATCAGGCTTTGTGGTAGGCATCTTCAAAGTGTCCATAAAAGATCTAAGAAAAGATAACGATTTTATAGATTTACCTTAAACGATAATTCGTCTTCAAATTCACCATCAAAATCGAACAGAGCCTTTGCTTTCGGTGCCGGTTCGTCGTCCTTCTCCTCAGACTGGCATTCGGTACCTAAAACAGAAACACCAATTGCAATTACCAACGTCAGCGGAGCCCGGTCCACAGGGTACCGCtacatcagaaaaaaaaacccacccCACGCCAGGGCACTAATTTTGGCAACGAGCCAAAGTGGCCACAAAGAGAGGCAATTCGCCACTTTGAGGTTGCGCGGGAGACAGGGTCTCGAGCCTTGTTGAATTGCATTGTGGGACTGTTTTGGGGGACGCATTTTCATCATTGCGTgcgggccagtcattaagtgttttgttatacctacgaactcaaaatagaacaacaCACGGATTTTTACACGGAATTTCCCGCTGTTTGAAAGGTGCACGATTACGTGCGAatcgaaagttcaagtcgttgtttgcctagggagttagtgagttttgacccatgacacgtgacacgttctcctccaatcggaaaacgtatttgagttgggaggtataacaaccCATAAACCCATTCCTCTTCCTTGCGTGGTCATGGATCAAATTACAACTAGTTTTTCCACCTTTACTTTAGGGCCTCTAAAACAGTGACTTTGCAGGAGAAAGCGAACCAAAGAAATTGGTGATAGACACTTAAACAGTAGAGGTATATCTCTCTGAAACAGCCTACTCTTGATTCTCAGGCAGGTAGGATCTTTGAATCACTTTTGAGTTTTTGCTCAcagcattcatggaaagcaggtAAAGTCTCTCTGGGTTTTAATGTAAGTACTAGTATTTTAATTCACTTTTAAACGCATTTGGTTCAACTATTTAGCACCGCACGGTCAAAACTTCATAGAAATTTTGATCATACCCAACTCCTGCGAAAGCTCAACGAATGTCCGAGGAAACATTCCCTCGTGTCCTCCGAGCTTGCCTCTCAGCCAATCATCACTGATAACTTCTGTGACCTCGATTTTATCTCCTTTCGCGAAAGACAACTCATCCGAGCCGGAACCAGTGAAATCGTACTTCGCAGTACCGTATTCAACCGCCCGGGACGCTGTCGTCGATTCTGAAGCAGAACATGAAGTCGCACGCTTGAATAcatcaataaaatgaattggaATTAAAAGCGCCACTCCTAATAAGTGTCTATTCATCTTGAGAATACAAATCAACTTGGAGTTAGAGAATGTTGGTTTTAGAGACCCCGAAAAAAACTGCCAATCGGAGTTGAGTTCAAAACCAGCAAACTGAACACGCATAATTATAAtgaagcgtgaggtcaagatggctggatattggccaagttttttttgtttatggaccgagacgaagtcgaggtccataaacacgcaaaaaaagaacgaggccaatatccagccagcttgaccgaacaagcttggtcaataaaggatttatcatatgaaaaaaacactaaaaaatgaTCTTTAATCTTGCGGGACCAAATGAAAAATCTCGAGCGtgcagtatagctccatcttgcccgctcgggtagctaatcacagcgcgggatttggttcatcttgcccaatcacagagctagtcatataataacgAACTTCAATTAAGTTTCATGTGTGTTTAGTACAGGGGCACTCATTGGGGACacagttctcgcgccactttttcaataAATCActagtgaaaccaaaaccaatcgtggctcgcgcggaCGCTCGCGCGAGTACATTTTcacgcgctttgtgtcggttgcgtgtaattacttcgagttttgattggtttactggattgtctcagtcctttttgattggccaaagtaatcactttggttttggttatacgacacttgattgaaactcgctctatcgaaaattagagcggttttcaattgagtgtcggaagtaattagcgaattgctttgggttttatttcttcactcagtgaattgttcaaagttctcgcgccactttttcaaccaatcagaagtgaaaccacaaccaatcgtggctcgcgcgtgcacattttcccgcgctttgtgtcggctacttgtaattactttgagttttgattggtttaccggattgtctccgtcctttttgattggccaaagtaatgactttggttttggttttacgacactcgattgaaactcgctctataggttggtttttgaggagaggggaaagctggagtacccggaggaaaacTTCTCGAGCATAAatgagaaccaacaaactcaagggaggtgagtgctctcactactgcgtCCATCCCTGCATCTGACGTCAAAACTTTAAATCCTGAAAGTTACACCGTAAGAGGgaataaaaaaatcaacatACACATGTAGTTGAGGCCAGGTGAGAGATACCCTCGATGGGGTTAAGCTCCCCATTTCCATCAACTGAGTCCCAGAAAGTGTTgtagtctctcttttgctctaaatcgttgaaacgaacgaACACTTCAACATGACTGAAGCTGCGGGTCTCAAATACCGTGGGCGTTTGTTACTTCAACCAACGCCCGCGGTAAAAGCGACCCGCAGCTTCAGCCATTGAAAGTTCAACGCAAGCGTGCGTTTCAACGATTCTAGAGCAAAAGAAAGACTGCTCGCCGTCTAATGTGTAGATTGATTCAAGCATGACTATTGAATGGAGTAAATCACCATCATTACTAATTTTGGGGAAAAAGATTAATTCTAGGAAGGGCATTGAAACACCCGCCTGGCTGACCTCCTAATGTATCTTCCATCATTTCCACGTATGCCGCTGGAAACATCCCCACTCGTCCATTCAGCTCCCCCTCGATCCATTCATCTCCCACTTTCTTGTGAACTTTAATGACATCTCCTGTGTTAAAACTGAGATCGCTTGGCACATCGCTGTTGTAATCAAACATCCCTTTACAGTAGAGAATACGCTCTGAATCTGTTGCTGCGCTTTCGTCGTTTTCGGCAGCCGCCGCTTTTGCTACGGTCACCGGCAACTGATTGATTATGTCCGTGCTTATGTCAACGAAATTACAGGGGAAGACCCCAGTCTGCCCGCAGGTCTCTCCTCTCAGCCAATCGTCGTTGATCTTCTCGGTCACATGAATCGTTTCCCCAGAGGTAAAGACCAGTTCACCGTCATGTTTGTTCCCTTGAAAATCATATAGTGCTACAACATCAAATGGTGAATGTGAAAAAGCTGCGGTtggctgaaaagaaaaaatgaaacatcAGAATAACCAAATGGCATGTAAACAAACGTTCGAACGGATTTCTAGGCTCCCGAGCCTTAATAAGACATAGCGGGGCTATCAATCTTAGgactattagggagcttaagcatgccatctttttgagaggcggacggcaaccggaagtgaacatttcgcatgccaggacagtagttTCTCCCAGATTCTCAAGAACGTCGCGTACTTAAGCTGAGGCGACGTGACTGATGGCTTATGGAGAGGGACTTGAAACCTGGACCCCTGGAGCATGTAATTCTTTGTCTATTAAACTTCAAGTCAGAAGAGAAAACGCCTATTAAATTATTGAGGTCTTGTGGGGGCGTTTATACGAACACGTGGCAATTCTGTTACAATTTCCCTTTCTTCTCTTAATACGTTCTTTTTCTAGAAACGAAACAATAACGTTTTTGAAAAAGTGAGCTAAAAGAGGCACGAAAGATATAAGTGATCCTAGCACTCATCCAGACAATCCGAGGAATCGTtagtctcctttgcagccgttttttggatgtcacgcgttgcgtgacataaaaaaaaacgattGCAAAGGAGAGTAAGGAATCGTCTCTTGTatacacctgaaaaatttatgtggcttcaacgggattggaacctatgacctctgcgatgccggtgctcTACCAATTGACTTTCAGCTGGGAACAGGTCAACTTGTTGGACTCATGTATTCCCGTGAAAGGACCAGttgataaaagaaataaatgaacATTCAGATGTGCACTTCAAATGtacatttttttcattaaaagaaGTACAATATTAATCAGAAGACGTTCGTAAAACGTTTTTCCTAACTTTTTGTTGTGTATTGTATCGCACGTTTTATGCCGTTTACAttttatatatctttttttttggggagggggggggaggatgAGGATTGTTTATTGGAAGCGGGAGTTCATTTAACTTTTTGAACTTGAGGGGAggggaacgttttttttttcaagagggCATTTCTTCGAGCTTTTTTCTACAATTATTTACTTACTGGTTCTTCCTGTACAACTTCATCCGGAAGATCTTCGATAATTTCCACAAACTTTACGGGAAACATTCCTTCTTGTTCTCCCAGACGCCCTATGTACCAGTCATTATCTACCCTTTTAACGAGCACTATTTCATCTCCAGCCTATTAAAAAACAAGACAGACGTGATGTGTCACGATACGGGTTTGTGTTATCACACACTGGTTTGCGTTCGCCTTTAGTCTTGAAAAGACTTCGGCATACAACTGAAGAAAACTAGAAACGAGCAGATGACCTTCCGATTGCCAGTTCGGCTACTCGTTTAATGACCGTGACCAACATTGACCAATCAATCATGACTCGGGCATACTCGAAAAGCAACCATCAAACTGATGATTTTACGATTAACGGTTCGAATGTTCTACCACTGATTAATTGGGCATATTCGGAAAGCAGGGATCGAACCGACGATCTAACGATTTCCAGGCGGATGATCTACCACTCATGAATAGACACTACTCGGAAAACAGGAAATAAATCGATGACCATCCGATTACCAGTTCAGATGCTGAACTTGCAACGGAGGCCATTAAACAATCAAATGATTTTCGTCCTCTGGCAAGTAAACTTGTAATGTGAGATAAAGAGGACCGGAACATCCAAAGCTAGGACATCGGGCACTAAAAACCACTTATGTCCACGATTGCAGCTAATTAGATGCAAACCCACTTTTGACATCAACGAGACGTGCCCCTTTAAAGTGCAACTATGATCAAAAAgatacttcctttttttctacaGAAAGAGCGATTGCTCAACACTTGAGCtgtttttctttgataattttACTAAGCTATCCTTTCCTCAACTTACCTTGTTTAACATTGAATTATATTTGAGATAGGAACTCCAGTTGTTATGAAGAGTGattaaaatttgaagttgtcaaGCCATGATTTACACGAAAGAACAGATATGCGTGGCTTTGTTGGTCGAACTGCATTCTGGTACTACAATCTTTAACAATTCACCTACTATTAGTATTCCTAAAGCAATATTACGATGATTGGACATGTTATTACACCAAATGGCTATTTTGTTGTAATGCCCGCCAGATTTCGCTTGAACAGAGCAGAATACAatcaagcgattacaataacatttGCAGCCGTGAGATCGTCTTACCGAGTTGGAAGGCGCAGGATCTTTGACTCATATCCTCATAAATAATCACCACCGTGCGTATTTATTTATAGCAGCCAGCAAAGTAGCCTGGGGACGACTTGGTAAGTCAATATCACTGAACAGTGGCTTTGCCTGTGAAATCGCTTCGCTTAACTTTgattcaattgatcaaaacagaaaggaaactcgctaaaaaagtgTTAACATAGaagaaaaatactaaaacaactcttgagagcaaaaagaaatgtaagTTTTATTAATGTATAGACACTGTTTTGTTACATTAAGCACAGAAGCTCGTAAATGGCCGCCCAAAACAGGCCGTCGAAAATCTCCCATTTCTGAGAACTGGCCGTCCTTTGGACGGCTGGACGGCCGCCTGGCTAAAAGCctgttccaaaatggctgccattttagtattatgttgtttgattgcaaattggcccttttggcctcgttcaaggttaaatattcctttaaattttacgtttgaaagcgaggctagaagggccaatttgcaagtaAACAAACGAATACtaatacggcggccattttggaataaggtgtatgctgaagttggcgagaagggcaaggagacacttcgtgacgcttattgaaacccGCGGCATCTAATTAGGGAAAACTCTGCATGGACATCTCTCATTATGGGACTTGGTTTCTCAAATGATGGCAAACCTTTAGCCATAGATACAAACTCAAAACGTAGATAAAAGGAAAAGCTCCACTTACGCTAAATCCGAGGTCGTCAAGGGCTGTAGGCTCATAGTCGTACAAGGCAATGGCAGAGGGCACTATGTATGTTTCACGAACTGAGGACACTTGAGTTGAAGCGGCCTTCTCCTTCACCTTTTCTTTTGGCCTGCAAAAACGGTGAAACATAGTAGAGCCCAGGCAGTACTCTGAAGTTGCTAGCTAGTGCAGCCAGTGCAGTAATCTTATTTTCAACATAATTTTCTCATCCGAAACACATTTGATGAAACTGGCATGTTTAATAAGTGAGGAGGAGCTGGGTAGTAGCTGCTCCAGAGCCCCATGCCCCTCCCCCTGGTAAGGCCCCCTACCCGTGACTCGCTGCATATATGACGCAAAGACTTCAGTCGTTGGACTTCTGCAAGGTTGTGGCTTTAGAAAGGGCAAAGCGTGTAGTCGGAAGCTCCAAGTGACGCGCTTATCCTAGCCGGCTAGACATACTCTACAAAACATGTGTGATGTACAATTATTGCAGGAGAGCTGGCATTTAACCTTTAAACGAAACTGAGGCCAGTGTATTTTCATGACaatttaaaacgtttgaaaGCTTTTTACGCAGTCTTTTGCGCTGAACCTCGTCGACGTTACTATTCTTTCGACACCTAAACGAAATACTCAGAAAATGGCGCAGAGAAACGAGATCATTTTGGTCAAGCTATTCGTCCACACACCAGCGACGAAATAACTATACTTTTTACACGACTTGTTTGTGACCTACAATATTTATTTCTGTTTTGTGAAAAGTTGGGGAGTGGGagctaagaaaggaacaaaactCCTTTGTAGTTAGCACGGCATCACCAATGCGTGAGATACTTGttaaaaatgttgcccgtatttcCGACTCAACATTTTGGTTGCGCTATGTTTAAGAGATATTTCGGACTAGACATGCGCGCGTTTTCATACAACGGAAGATCGTCAAATAATTTACAAGAAATAAATCATTACTTACTTAGTTGTTGGTTCTGATGGTCGATGTGGCTTGTCCTTCGATGACACTGATGTAGAAACAGGCCGAGGCGGTTTCGATTTTGCCTTTGATGCGGCCTTTTCATGAGGTCCGGAATCACGCGACTGAGACGTGCCTTTCATGTGATCATCTGCAGACGACTCTCTAACACGTTGTGCCTCTGTTTCACTCTTACTTCCAGCATCACCCTTTTGTATTCTGGGCGGTGGGGGTCTTTTTCTTGATCCTTTTCTGCTCGGATTGCGCTCAATTTCACGAGCTCCATAAACACTTGTCTCAGATGTGCCTTTCGCTTGACCATCAACCGACCTCGCTCCCACGGTGTCCGATTCTATTTCATTCTCCTTGCTACCCGCATCGGCCTTCGTAACGACTGAAGCAGCTTCTGCCAGCGTAGAACTATTTTCCGATTGCTCGTGTATGTCCTTCGAAGATTGACTGTCGAGTGCTTTGGATGGTGGCCTGGGTGGTCTTTTTTGACCTTTTGGTTTCTCATTCTTGTCTTCGGTTCTATCGTTGAGTTCAAAGGTAGCTTCCACTCCCCCACGAACAGACTCTGCCGTGGGGGGCCTGGAGGGTCGAATTTTTTTGCTTGACGCTGTTCTCTCCAGACTCTTCTCATTCTCTACTGGTGATTCCGTATTGTCAGATCTCGGTGCCTCCGGTACATTTTCACGTTGTTTTGTCCCAGGCACACAAACCGGTCTTGGCGGTTTTGGTTTCTTCTCTTGCTTTCTCTCTGTTGATGCCGTTGACTCCTCAGCCTTCAATTCTTCCAGGGAAAGAGA
This window harbors:
- the LOC138000565 gene encoding SH3 domain-containing protein 19-like, which gives rise to MEGIEVKPARAAPSKPAPFIPHRPAPAEVRTSPPPARPTQSNGVTPPISRRKARPSGPPPPPRVDLGEAAEDVVSNGLKNEESPKLRPKGRHEITIISARPMGPSGVIPSPTVSSQEAPAHEEPKVPCTQGRKSKGREPPPRPKSRPVSELTLEAGECDGELMTGGRCGNQDIPGKEEEDRIGNDSGLKKAPAVPQRKDEHHKIDSSLGEKSELSRTVENCTVQEKIIAKVPSGRSGVLAGSKPVAEVDGERKTALRQPKVTKDVAITGQKSKPTILMPNRSNKSEELPQKADDKFKSEVDKDKKHIPATVLQGKPPPPAKKPKPALKPKPTSSIDTPSETDKTKPDVAAAAAAPKPKSRPTVILPTKPFPSETQIAKPSDSNAETVNTTDVQVKRSKPNVILPATRNNTEVPKISESTKDTEERSGQAKSSKPTIILPNKPKNTQVPSATEKNEQPGQANPSRTTVILAGKPPTTETAESSNSSKGEAEQVSVIVPAKDMQGEGTGQEKMVAKPRRIPTIIRAARPEGQEAGEGRIAPKRPQRGPSVRKAAPSRPVGAPGEENNERDKGISLSLEELKAEESTASTERKQEKKPKPPRPVCVPGTKQRENVPEAPRSDNTESPVENEKSLERTASSKKIRPSRPPTAESVRGGVEATFELNDRTEDKNEKPKGQKRPPRPPSKALDSQSSKDIHEQSENSSTLAEAASVVTKADAGSKENEIESDTVGARSVDGQAKGTSETSVYGAREIERNPSRKGSRKRPPPPRIQKGDAGSKSETEAQRVRESSADDHMKGTSQSRDSGPHEKAASKAKSKPPRPVSTSVSSKDKPHRPSEPTTKPKEKVKEKAASTQVSSVRETYIVPSAIALYDYEPTALDDLGFSAGDEIVLVKRVDNDWYIGRLGEQEGMFPVKFVEIIEDLPDEVVQEEPPTAAFSHSPFDVVALYDFQGNKHDGELVFTSGETIHVTEKINDDWLRGETCGQTGVFPCNFVDISTDIINQLPVTVAKAAAAENDESAATDSERILYCKGMFDYNSDVPSDLSFNTGDVIKVHKKVGDEWIEGELNGRVGMFPAAYVEMMEDTLGESTTASRAVEYGTAKYDFTGSGSDELSFAKGDKIEVTEVISDDWLRGKLGGHEGMFPRTFVELSQELGTECQSEEKDDEPAPKAKALFDFDGEFEDELSFKVDDIIVLLERVNEEWLRGEMNGKVGRFPATFVDILTPLL